The nucleotide window ACGAGCTCCCCGGCGTCCATGAAGCGCCTGGCTTCGCGGCCCAGCTCGGTCCCGTCGCGCACCGCCTCCCGGAGCATGTCTCCGGTGGCGATCTTCGGGATCCCGAGCTTCTCGGCCAGGAGCGCCCCCTGCGTCCCTTTCCCCGCGCCCGGTGCGCCCAGCAGGATCAGGTCCATGCCCGGCTCACATGAAGCGGGTGCGGCCGCGCAGCTTCACCCGCCCCTTGCGCATGAAGCCGTCGTACCGGCGCAGCAGGAGGTGCTGCTGCATCTGCTGGACGGTGTCGAGCGCGACACCCACCATGATCAGCAGCCCGGTGCCGCCGAGGACGGTCCCCAGGAAGGGCACGCCCACCGCGTTCAGCAGGAGCCCCGGGATGATCGCGATCGCCGCGAGGAAGAGCGAGCCCGGCAGCGTGATCCGGGTGAGGACGCGGTCGATGTACTCCGCGGTCCGGGCACCGGGCTTCACTCCGGGCACGAAGGCGCCCTGCTTCTTCAGGTTCTCCGCCAGGTCGACCGGGTTGAAGATGATCGCCGTGTAGAAGTACGTGAAGAAGATGATCAGCAGCCCGAAGGTGATCTCGTACGGCCAGGTCCCGAACTGGAACCAGTTCGCGAACGTCCGGATCGCCTCGTTGTTCGAGAAGGTGCTGAGCGTGCTCGGCACGATCACGATGGACTGGGCGAAGATGATCGGCATCACGCCCGCCGAGTTGATGCGGAGCGGGACGAACGACTTCTGCCCCTCGCGGATGCGCCCCTTCCCCATCACCTTCCGGGGGATCTGGACCGGGATCTTCCGCGCCGCCAGCGTGATGGCGACCGTCGCCGCGATCACCAGCACCATCACCACGAGGAGCATCACCAGCGCAACCGCCGAGACCTCGCCCAGGCTCACCAGACGGTACGTCTCGTACAGCGCCGTCGGGAGGCTCTCGATGATGGAGAAGAAGATGAGCAGGCTCATCCCGTTCCCGATCCCGCGCTCCGTGATCTGCTCGCCCAGCCACATGATGAACACCGCACCCGTGACCAGGGTGAGGATCATCGTGAGCTTGAACCCCCAGCCCGGACTCACCACCGCCCCCTGGATCCCCTCCAGGAAGACGGAGTAGCCGTATGCCTGGACGATGGAGAGGCCGACGGTGGCGTAGCGGGTGTACTGCGTAAGCCGCTTCCGCCCCTCCTCCCCCTCCTTCTGCATCTTCTCGATGGTCGGGAACACCGCGGCCAGCAGCTGGAACATGATGCTGGCCGAGATGTAGGGCATGATGCCGAGGGCGAACACCGTGGCCTTCGAGAGCCCGCCCCCGACGAACATGTCGTAAATCCCGAACACCGTCCCCTGCAGCTGACCCGTGAACGCCCGGAGGGCCTCCACGTCGATCCCCGGCGCCGCGATGTGGGCGCCGACGCGGTAGATCGCCAGAGCCAGGAGGGTGAAGAGGATCTTGTCCTTCACCTCCGGGATCCGGAACAGGGTCGCGACGGGATTTGCCATGGTCAGTCGATCTCCTGGATCTGCCCGCCGAGACCCTCGATCTTCTCACGCGCCGACTTGCTGAACGCGTGCGCGGAAACCGTGATCTTCCGGGTCAGGTCCCCGGTGCCCAGGATCTTGACCGGGCGGCGCGCATGCCCGATCAGCCCGCGCTCCTTGAGGAGCTCGGGGGTGAAGTCGGCCTCGCCGCTCTCCTCCAGCTGGTACAGGTTCACCACCTGGTACTCGACGCGGTCGAGCGGACGGAAGCCGCGCTTCGGGAGACGCCGCTGCAGCGGCATCTGCCCGCCCTCGAATGCCGGCTTGCTGCCGCCGGGGCCGTGGTGGCCGGCGCGGGCCTTGGAGCCCTTGTGGCCGTACCCGGCGGTCTTCCCCTTCCCGGAGCCGGGGCCGCGTCCCACGCGCTTCCGGTCCCGGTGCGACCCCTCGGGCCGACGGAGGTTGTTCAGCTCAGCCATTGGTCTCCTGCCCTTCCACTTCGGTCACCTTGACGAGGTGGCGAACCTGGAAGACCATCCCGCGGATCGCGGGGTTGTCCTCCTGCACCACCGAGCGCTGATGCTTCAGTCCGAGCGCCTGCAGCGTGTTCCGGTGCTTCTCCGGCGCGCCGAGGCCGCTCTTGGTCTGCGTGATCTTGATCTTAGCCACGGGCACCTCCCAGCGCTTCCACGGGGATGCCGCGCTCCAGC belongs to Longimicrobiaceae bacterium and includes:
- the rpmD gene encoding 50S ribosomal protein L30, with translation MAKIKITQTKSGLGAPEKHRNTLQALGLKHQRSVVQEDNPAIRGMVFQVRHLVKVTEVEGQETNG
- the secY gene encoding preprotein translocase subunit SecY, whose translation is MANPVATLFRIPEVKDKILFTLLALAIYRVGAHIAAPGIDVEALRAFTGQLQGTVFGIYDMFVGGGLSKATVFALGIMPYISASIMFQLLAAVFPTIEKMQKEGEEGRKRLTQYTRYATVGLSIVQAYGYSVFLEGIQGAVVSPGWGFKLTMILTLVTGAVFIMWLGEQITERGIGNGMSLLIFFSIIESLPTALYETYRLVSLGEVSAVALVMLLVVMVLVIAATVAITLAARKIPVQIPRKVMGKGRIREGQKSFVPLRINSAGVMPIIFAQSIVIVPSTLSTFSNNEAIRTFANWFQFGTWPYEITFGLLIIFFTYFYTAIIFNPVDLAENLKKQGAFVPGVKPGARTAEYIDRVLTRITLPGSLFLAAIAIIPGLLLNAVGVPFLGTVLGGTGLLIMVGVALDTVQQMQQHLLLRRYDGFMRKGRVKLRGRTRFM
- the rplO gene encoding 50S ribosomal protein L15, with protein sequence MAELNNLRRPEGSHRDRKRVGRGPGSGKGKTAGYGHKGSKARAGHHGPGGSKPAFEGGQMPLQRRLPKRGFRPLDRVEYQVVNLYQLEESGEADFTPELLKERGLIGHARRPVKILGTGDLTRKITVSAHAFSKSAREKIEGLGGQIQEID